GCTTCGCGAGCACCGGCAGCGACGTGGTGGTGGTGGCGGGCCTTCCTTTCGGGCTTTCGGGAACGACCAACCTGCTGCACGTCGCGCGCATACCCTAGGCCCTTTTCGAGAGAGGCTCGGCGCGCCGCAAGATGCCTCCCCGCTCGCAGCAGCAGCAATCCTTTTCCGAATGAAGCACGCGACCCTGCGCCAGTTGAAAGTCTTCGAAGCGGTGGCGCGCTTGCTGAGCTTCTCGCGCGCGGCGGAAGAGCTTCACCTGACGCAGCCGGCTGTTTCCACGCAGGTGCGCAAGCTCGAAGAGCACGCGGGCAACGCGCTGTTCGAGCAGTTCGGCAAGAAGATCTACCTGACACCGGCCGGTACCGAGCTGCTGCAGATCAGCCGCGCGATCATCCAGCAGTTCGAGGCGGCCGAGAACGCAATGCTGCAGTTCAACGGCGTCTCGGGCGGCAAGCTCAACGTGGGCGTGATCAGCGCGGGCGACTACTTCTTTCCGCGCCTCCTGGTGGAGTTCGCGAGCCGGCATCGCGGCGTGACGCTGAACTTCACCGTGCACAACCGCGAAGGGCTCATGACCCACATCGCGGAGAACCTCACCGATCTCGCGATCATGGTGCGGCCGCCGACCGACCTGGACACCGTCAACCAGCCCTTTGCGCCGCACCCTTATGTGATCGTCGCGGCGCCCAACCATCCGCTGGTGGGCGCGCCGAAAATCCCCTTGGCCCGGCTGATGCGCGAGCCTTTCGTGGTGCGCGAGAAAGCCTCGGACACCTGGCATTCGATGGAAGAGGGCTTCGGCGGCGACCTCCGCGGCATCAACATCGCGATGGAAATCCGCAGCACCGAAACCATCAAGCAGGCAGTCATCGCGGGCATGGGCGTGAGCTTCGTGTCGGCCCACACCATCAGCCAGGAGCTGCGCGCCGGCAGCCTGCGCGTGCTCGATGTGCAGGGCTTTCCGCTGATGCTCCACTGGTACGTGGTGCATCGGCGCAGCAAGCGCCTGCCGCCGGTGGCGCAGGCCTTCAAGGACTTTCTGCTCGCCGACGGGGCGGGGCTCATCTCGCAGATCGTGCCCTTCGGCAATTCCAATGAAAAAGAGCGCGGCGAGTAGCTCGCGCGCGCTCTTCGTGGAGAGTGAATCCGGCGTGGCGACTCAACGCTGCACGGCCGCCGAACGGCGTTGCATCAGCGCGGCGCGTGCGGCCTTGTAGAAAATCACGATGGGCATGGCGGAGAACAGCTCGCGCATTGCGTTGTTGGCGGTCGACGACGAGGAAGGGGTACGCAGGGCGCTGGAATTCAAGGTGGCGTGGCTCATTGGCGGCTCCAAAGGTTGAATCGAAAAGACTGAAGGGATTACCCTCGATTTTAGGGTTTACCCTAGACGGGCGCAAACGCCATTTTTGCGTTTCTTGACCTAGGTCAATTTTTTCCGCCGCAGACGGGTTCTGGCATCCGCCGGCTGCTGGAGCCCTTCGGGAGGAGTTCGAGCGAGCGCGCAACGCGCATCGCACCTCACGAAGGCCGTCGCACGGACCATCGAAAGTTCGCGCGAAGAGCGCCGAATTTCTTCTTTGCAATACCGTGTCTTCGCATTTGCGCAATGCACATCGCATGCAGCGCAAGGTGTGCATGCATTGCCGCGTGTTTCGAGCGGTATCCATTCACGCAAGTGCGCGCGCATCGAGGCTTGGTGCGAGGGATACCACGGGGCTTCGGCGTGAGCGCGATTCGCGTGAACTTGACGGAGGTCAAGAGTTTTTGAGCCGCTCGGTCCGACAGTCATTCACGCGCGGAAACTGGTGCTCCCAACGCCGTTTCAGCGATGTCAAAGAAGCCTCGTCGACTGTCGATACGCATCGATTGCTCGACTGATTGCTCCCTGTTCGCAGCCTGTCGGATTCAACGAAAACACTTAGGACAAACTCCATGACTCGGCCCACCTCCACGATCGCAGGTTCCAACCCCGCGATGTACCCCCCGTCCGAAACCTATGGCGCCAGCGCGACCCGATCCGAGGCCTATCGATGGGGCCAGTTGCTGATCGGCATCGTGTGCATGGCGATGATCGCCAACCTGCAGTACGGATGGACGCTCTTCGTCAATCCGATTGCCGAGAAGCACGGCTGGAGCCGCGCCGCGATCCAGGTGGCCTTCACGATCTTCGTGCTCACCGAAACCTGGCTGGTGCCCATCGAAGGCTACCTGGTCGACCGCTTCGGTCCGCGTCCCGTGGTGCTGGTGGGCGGCGTGCTGTGCGGCCTCGGCTGGGTGCTCAACTCGGTGGCCGACACGCTGCCGTTGCTGTACATCGCAGCGGCCATCGGCGGCATCGGTGCAGGTGCGGTCTACGGCACTTGCGTGGGCAACGCGCTCAAGTGGTTTCCCGATCGCCGCGGGCTTGCCGCGGGCATGACCGCCGCAGGCTTTGGCGCCGGCTCGGCCCTCACGATCATTCCGATCTCCGCGATGATCAAGTCGAGCGGCTATGAATCGGCATTTCTGTATTTTGGCATCGGGCAGGGACTCATCGTGTTCCTGCTCGCATGGATGCTGACCCGCGCGCCGAGCCACTCCAAGGCCTCGAACAGCCGCAACGTGCAGCAATCGCAGCGCGACTACGCACCCTCCGAAGTGCTGCGCTCGCCGGTTTTCTGGGTGATGTATGCGATGTTCGTGATGGTGGCTGCGGGCGGGCTGATGGCCACGGCCCAGCTCGCGCCGATTGCGCAAGACTTCAAGATCATGGACGTGCCGGTCAACATCATGGGCCTGGTGCTGCCGGCGCTGACCTTCGCACTCGCGATCGACCGCGTGCTCAACGGGCTCACGCGGCCCTTCTTCGGCTGGGTGTCCGACAAGATCGGGCGCGAGCAGACGATGTTCATCGCCTTCGCGCTCGAATCGGTGGGCATCCTGATGCTCTATCACTACGGCCACAACCCGATTCTCTTCGTCGTGCTCACGGGCATCGTGTTCTTTGCCTGGGGCGAGATCTACAGTCTTTTTCCATCGACCTGCGCCGACACCTTCGGCTCCAGGTACGCGGCCTCGAACGCCGGCATGCTGTACACCGCCAAGGGCACGGCCTCGCTGCTGGTGCCGCTCTCCAGCGTGCTCGCCGCCGCCACGGGCAGCTGGCAGGCCGTGTTCATTGCCGCCAGCGCGGTCAATGCGGCTGCGGCGCTGATGGCGTGGTTCGTTCTGCGGCCGATGCGGCGCAAGCACATCGAGCAGAGCCGGCTGTCGCCGTAAGCTGCGCCGCTCGCTTCTCGCGCTTCAGCGCAGACCGATGCGCGAGGCGCGCGAGCGCAGCGCTTCGGCCTGCGCCGGATCGGCGGCCTCGATGTTGTCCGCCGCAACTTGCAGCGTACGCATCTGCTCCACCTCGCCGATGATCTTGTTGGGGCTCAGCAGGGCCTCGGCGAGCATCAGGGTCTCGTCGAACAGTGCCTTGAGCGCATCGACAAGGCTTTCGGATGCGCTGGCATGGAAGGGCTGGCGAAGGGTAGGCATCGATCGACTCCTGGTTGCTGTTGAATGTCTTCATCTTCGGCCCGTGTTCGCATCAAGTAAAACGATATTAATTGCCAGTTAAGTGCAAAATTAATGCACTGAAACGGGATGCGGCATGGACATCAACCTGGCCCGGACTTTTCTCGAGATCGTGGAGACGCGCAGCTTCCAGCGTGCCGCAGAGCGGCTGCACGTAACGCAGACCTCGGTGAGCGCGCGCGTGCGCACGCTCGAAGAGCTGCTGGGCCGGCCGCTCTTCGTTCGCAACAAGGCGGGCGCGGCGCTCACCGCCGCCGGCGAGCAATTCCTGCCGCATGCGACCCTGCTGGTGCAGGTGTGGGAGCGCGCGCGCCACCAGGTCGCGGTGCCCGACGGAAGCCGCGCCGTGCTCGCCATCGGATGCGAGATCAGCCTGTGGGATCCGCTGCTGCTGCAATGGCTGCTCTGGATGCGCACCGCCGCGCCGCACCTGGCCCTTCGCACCGAGGTGGGCTTTCCGCACGACCTGCTCGACAAGGTAGCCGCGGGCGTGCTCGACATCGCCATCGCCTACGCGCCGCAGCAACGGCCGGGGCTGCGGGTGGAGTTGCTCATCGAAGAGAAGCTCGTCATGGTCACCACCGCAGAGCGCCCGCGCGTGCCGCGGCCTGCGGACTATGTGTATGTCGACTGGGGGCCGGAGTTCGCCGCGCAGCACGGCCTTGCGTTTCCCGAGCTCTCCAATGCCGCGGTGATGGCCGGGCTGGGGCCGCTCGGCCGCGAGTACCTGTTGGCCGCGGGAGGCACGGGCTACTTTCGGCACGACGTGGTCCGCAGCCACCTCGAATCGGGCCGGCTGCGCCGCGTGCCCGGCACGCCGGAGTTTCTCTACCCGGCCTATGCGGTGTACGCGGTGGGGGCGGACGCCGCCATCGTGGACCCCGCGCTCGCGGGCCTGAGGCAGGTCGTCAAGGCGAAGCCGGCGGACTAGGTTTCAGGTTGCCAGCGTGTGCCTCGCACGCGCCACGCGTTCTTCGTGCGACTGGAGCAGCGACTCGTAGTAAAGGCACAGCGGCATTGCGACGAACACCATGCCCGCCACGTAGACGATCAGGCCCATCAGCGGAAAGTCGTCTCCGCCCCAGTAGGGAATCGACGCCAGCACGGCGCCGGTTGCAACGGCTGCAATCACGCACTGCAATGCGTTGCGCAAGAACGTGGTTCGCGAGTACCCCGGGGGGTCGTACTTCTGACGGTCCAACCGGGAACACCCGCCCTTGTCTCCATCATCGTGCATCGTCGTTCCTTGTTTTGGAGGGCGCCGATGATTCTTATCCCGGGGTATTGCCGCGGTCAAGGCGGCAGACCCGGAAACCTCAGTCGTACTTCATCGTGTAGATCAGGTCGAGGCCGCTGGTCTGTCCGGCCTGTCCGCGCAACGTGAGCCGCTGCGTCAGGTCGTAGAAGATGAAGATCGTGCCGAAGGTGCCGCCCACGCTGCGCTCGTAGGTCAGGTAGAAATCCTTCGACAGCCGCTTGCCGAGCGTGACGGCCGACTCGCGCAGGTCGCCGCCGTTGCCGGGGCCTTTGAAGCCGAGCTCGTCGAGCCCGAAGCGGCTCGCCAGGCTGCCGCCGCTCGCGCCCTTGCTGACATGGCCGATCAACGCGAGCGCCGCTTGCTGCAGCAGCGCCGATTCGCCGCCGCTGGTGGCCGAGGCACGGCCCAGCACCACCCACGAAAGGGTTTCCGCATCCGACAGCGCCGGCTCGGAATAGAGCTTGACGCGCGGCGACTGCGCGGTGCCCGTGATCTGCACGCCCGCGCGCTGCGAGATGTTGGGCCGTATGGCCAAGATGTCGAGTGCGGGATTGTCGAAGGGCCCATTGAAGCGCGCGAGCCCGGTTTCCACATCGAGCTGCTGCCCATAGGCGCGGTACTGGCCCTTCACGGTCTTGACTTCGCCGGTGATGCTCGGCGGCGCATTGAGCCGGGTGCTTCGAATCTCGAGGTCGCCTTCGAGCCGCGTGGTGATGCCGCGCCCCTGCACCGCGAAGTCATCGCCCAGGTTGAAGTTCACGACGATGTCGGGCGGCTTCGCGGTCTGTGGCTTGGCGGCCTGCGCCTCGTTGCGCGCGGCATCGCGCTGGGCCTGCTCGGCCGCCTCGCGGTCCTTGGCGGCGGAGCGCACGACCACGTCGGAGCCGAGGCTGGGCGCGGTCTCGTCGGGCAGGATGATCACGGCACGGTCGGTCTTGAGCTTACCGCGCACGCTGAACTGGCCGCTGTCGAGCCGCGCCTGAAGATTGCCCGAGAGTGTGACCTGGCGATCTGTGCGCACCAGCACGCGCAGTGCGCGCAGGTCGGCTTGCAGCGCCATGCGAATGCCTGTGCCCGATGCACCCGATGCACCGGCCGCACCCCATCCGATGTCGCCGCGTGCCGAGAGTGAGCCGCCGCCGATGCCGGCTTCGCTCGCCACGGTGCTGCGGTTGCCGCTCTGGCCCGCAATGCGCGCTGTGCTGCCGGCGCCGCCCTGGAGCGTGAATTCATTGATCTCGACGCGCTCGCCCGTGAGCGTGGCGCGCAGGCGGCCATCGCGCAGGTCCAGCCCTTCGACCGGCGCGCGCAGTGCGAGCTTGTCGGCGCCGAGCCTGCCGGTCCAGCGTGGCGCCGCGCGGTTGCCTGCCAGGACGGCGTTCGCGTCCAGCGTGCCGGCCACGCGCCAGCCGGGCGGCGCGAGCATCGACCAGACCCCGAGGTTCGGCAGCGTGGCCTTGATGTTGCCGGCCAGCGGGGCATCGGCCGCCCATTGCCAGCCATTGGCGCGCTGCTGCATGCGCGTGTTGAGCTCGGCATTGATCTTGCCGGCGCGTTCGCTGTCCCAGGCCAGTGTGGCGCGCACGGCATCCCCCTGTGCATCGAGCCGCAGTTCGGCCTGGCGCAAGCCGGCGGGCGTGCTGGGCGCCTCCGCGCCCGCGGTCGCGGAGTTCATCGTGCGCTCGCTCGCCGTGCCGGTGCCGCGGCTCGTGATGCGCGTGACGAGGGCCGCTTCGCCGGCCTGCACGCGGATGTCGCCGCTCTGGCGCGCAAGCCGCGCATGGGCGCGCAGCGTGTCGCCGGCATCGATGTCCCAGTCGCCGTCGAACATCAGGTCGCCGCTCACGCCGATCTCATTGAAGGTGGTGCTGGCGCCGAAAGCTTCGGCCCATGCCATCGGAACGCCCTGCAGCTTGCCCTTCGATTGCACCCGGAAGGCTTGATTCGGCGCCACGCCGCTGCGCGTGAAACGCAGCGGCTGCCATTCGATGCGAACGGTGCCGGGCGCCGGTCCGCGCAGCGTGGCGGTGGCGGCCGAGGCTTCGAGATCGAGCCGGCTGGTGTTGCCGCTGCCGCTGGTCTTGATAGTGGCGGTGACTTCGCGCCCGAGCTCCAGTGTCCATGGCGCGGCGGCTGCACCGGCCGTTGCTGGCCGCGCGCTGTCCTGGGCCTGCAGGCGCAGGCTGGCAAGCGCCGCGCGCCATTGGCCGGGGCCCGCGAGGCCGCCGCTGGCGCGCGCATCGATGGCGAGCTTTTGCGTGCCGGTGGTGGCTTCGCCCTGCAACGCGAGCGTGGCCTGCGCAAGACTGCCAGCGAGTTCTGCGCGCAAGTCCTTCAGCGCAACCGTGGTCGCCGCCGCATTGCCGTTGGCCGCGGGCATGCGCAGGTCGAGGTGCGGCACGCCGAGCGTGGCCGTGAGGCTGGGTTCCGTGGTGCCGCGCGGGGCCGGTGCTCCGGGGTTTGCGAGTCGGCGCTGGAGGGTCTGCCAGCCGCCTTGCCAACTGGCGTCGAGCCGCGCCGAACCCTTGGCCGTGGTGCCCGCGAACACGCTCGACAGCTCGGGCAGGCCTTCGATCCAGCGCTGCACGGCGTCGGCATCGTCGATGCGCGCCTGGATGTCGCCACCCCCTTGCGCCGGCGCGATGTGGCCTTCGAGTTGCGCGCTGCCGCCGGGCAGCGTCAGGCCGAGCTTGCCGCTCGCAGCCTGTTCGGCCACGCGCAGCTGCAGCTTGCCTTCGACCTTCGCGCCTTCCGCTTCGAGGCGCAGGGTGCGCAGGTCCAGCACCTTGTCTTTCCACTGGCCCTGCGCAAGCACGCGGTCCAGGCCGAAGCCGGGCATGGCCTTGCTACCGGCACCGCCTTCGGCCCGTAGCGCGAGCTCGAAGCCGATGGCGTCCTCGCGCTGCCGCGCCGTGGCCGTGCCGCTGATGGGTGCACCTGAAAGCTCGCTGTGCAGCAGGCCGGCCCGCACGCCGCGCACCGTGGCCCGCACCTGCCATGGCGCAGGCGCGGGGCTCCAGCGGCCCTCTGCCTCGATGCGGCCGCCGCCCGTGCGCAGCGTGGCTTCGGGAATCGTCCAGTTCGTGCCGTCGAAGCCCACGCGCGCCTCGACCTGTTCGAGCGGCAGCGCGCCCTTGTCCCAGGGCCCGGGCACGGCGTTGCGGATGCTGGCCGAGGCCTGCCAGGCGGCCGGGCCGGCGGCCGCATCGGGCTGCACTTCGACCGTGCCGGTCAGCTGGGTTCGCGGTGCGCCGGGCCACAGGCTGGCGGCATCCACATTGCGAAGATCGGCGTTGGCGTCGATCACCGGCTGCGGCAGCCAGGGCGCGATGTTGGCTTGCAGCTTCGCTTCCATCGGGTCTTCGGCCGCGGGCTCGGCCGGCTTCAGCTCGGCGGCCACCTGCAGCCGCGCCTCGGTGCCGGCGAGCTTGCCCTTGATGGCCGCTGCAGCCAGCACCTCGATGCTGCGGCCTTCGGCGAGCGGTGCCTTCACGCGGCCGTTCAGCGCGGCATCGAGCGCCATGGGCGCGGGCCCTTGCAGCTTCACGCGTGCGCTGTAGTGGCCTTCGGCGATGTCGACGCCCTCGACCTCCAGTTGGTGCTCGGCGCCGGTGTAGCGGTAGCTGCCGGTGAGCTGGTTGGCTTGCAGCGCGGGCGGGCCGGTCCAGCGCAGCTCGTCGATGCGGAACGGCAGCTCGACCTCGATGGGCAGCGCGAGCTGTTCGAGCGGCTCGGTGGGCGTGTCGCTCGGCGGACCGCGCCGTTCGATGAGCAGCCGTGCCGCGTGCACCTCGCCGAGTTGCAGCTTGCGCTGGAACAGCGGCGCCAGCTGCCAGCCGATCTCGGCCCTGTGCACCTCGACCGCCAGTTTTTCGCTTTGCCAGCGCAGCCAGCCGATGCGCCCGCCCGTGCGCAGCGATCCCGTGACCTCGCGGCTTTCGAGCGTCTGGCCCGCGGGCAGGTAGCGCGCGGCCTTGGCAAGCGCGAACGCCAGCGACTGGTTGGAGCCGAGCCACCACCAGGCGCCCGCACCGAGCACGAGCACCAGCGCGAGCAGGCCCGCGGCAGTCCAGGCCAGCGCACGCAGCGCCCGGCGCGTGCGCGAGCGTCGTGCGCGCGGAGCGGCGTTGGACTGGGGTTCGGCGTCTGTCTGCATCGATGGAAAACGCTGTCAGAAGGTGAAGCCGAGGCGGAAGTGCAGGCGGAACTTCTTCGTGTCCACGCCGTAGGCAAGGTCGGCCTGCACCGGCCCGACCGGGCTGCGCCAGCGGGCACCCACGCCCACACCGACCTTCGGCTTGAGCTCACCGGGCTTGTCGGCCACGGCACCGGCGTCGACGAACACCACGCTCTCCCATTCGGTGAGCTTGTCCTTGTAGACGAAGGGACGCTGCCATTCGGCGCTCACGACACCGAGGTAGCGGCCGGCCACGATCTGGCCGTCGCTGCGCACGGTGCCGATCTGGCGGTAGCTGTAGCCGCGCACCGTGGTGTCGCCGCCGGTCAGGAACATCAGCGTGGAAGGGATCTGTGCGCTGTCCTTGGCGCTCACCGCGCCGGCTTCGGCCCGCAGCTGGAACCGGCTGCGCCGCGCCAGCGTGGCGGCGTCGCGGCCGTCCGCAAAGCCCAGCGGCAGCACGCCGAGCCAGCGCGCATAGGTGCGCGTGAAGGGCAGTTGCTCGCCGGTCAGCGTGTAGCCCGCGGCGAGCTCGAGTGCCAGGCCGTAGCCGCGCGTGGGCGCGGCATTGTCGTCGAAATAGCGCCCGGTCCAGCCCCAGTTGGCGGTCACGGCGGAGGCCGAGGGCGGGGCGTTGGTGCCGCGGTTCTGCGCGTAGTCGTACTGCAGGAAGTAGCTGCGGTCGATGTGGCCGCTCGACTTGTTGCGTCCGCTGCGCACGCGGCCGCTGTCGACCACATAGCTGCCCGAGGTTTCGCTCTTGAGTTCGGCACCTGCAAACCAGCGCCAGCCGGTGTCGTCGGGAATGGCGTTCCACTCGGTCCCCAGCGACTTGATGTCGCGGTCCACCGACAGGCGCGACACGGCACGCCAGCCGAGCAGCGGCAGCCGGTTGTGGATGTGGTCGACGGAAAGCCGCGGCCCGTTGTCGGTGGTGAAGCCGGCGCCCAGCACCACCTTCTGCATCGGGGCTTCGCGCAATTGCGCGATCACGGGAGCCGCCAGCGGCGCGCCGCTCTCGGTGTCGAGCGTGAGGAACACCGAGTCGTAGTAGCCGCTGCTGGCCAGGCGCTGCTGGGCGTCGAGCAGCTTCTGCTGGTCGTAGCCGGTGCCGGTGGGAAGCTGCGCGATGCGGCGCGCGGCGTCGGCGTCGTAGCGTTCGACGCCGCGCAGCACGAGCGGGCCGAAGCGGTAGGCCGGGCCCGACTGGTAGGTGACGCTGAGCCGCACCTCCTGCCGGTCGGCATCGACCTCGGCGCGGCTTATCTCGATGCTGCCGGTGGGGAAGCGCTTGGCGGTCAGGCTGCGCAAGGCCGTGGTCTTGGCGTTGTCCCAGCCTTGCTGCGTGAAAGGCTGGCCCGCGCGCAGTGCCCAGTCGGTGCGGATCGAATCGCGCTGGGCCTCGGCGGTGGGGTCGCTGGCGATTTGGCCGCCGTAGCTGATCTGCACGGTGCTCACGCGGGTGAGCTCGCCGGGCGCCACGGTGATGACGATCTCGCGCGGGGCCTTGGTGCTGGCCGGCGTCTCGTTGAGCTCGAGCGTCAGCGTGGGCGTGAAATAGCCCAGGGTGCCGAGCAGCTCGCGGGCATTGGCTTCCGCCGCCACCATGAGCCGCGAAATCTCGGTCGCACCGAGGTCGTCGAGCGTGCGGTAGCGCTGGATGTCCAGGTGCAATGCAAGGTAGTCGCGCACGGTGTCCGGCCCGCGGACTTCGACAGTGAAGGCGTCGCGCCGGGCACGCTTGTCGCTGCCTTTCGCGGTCTCGTCACTTGCCGCGCCCGCGGTGTCGCCGTTGCGCACAAGGGTCGGCGCCGGGGCGTCGGCGTTGGCTTCTTTTTTCGGCAGCAGGCTGCATCCCTGCAAAAGCAGGACGCCGCAAAAAAGCAAAGCCGGCAACCATGCCGGCGCAAAGACTGGAACCACCCTGAACATGGGCGGATTTTGACAGCAAGGCACGCGTGCTCCGGAAGCATCCGGAAACAGGTCTGCCCGACCCACGCCGCCTTACTTCGAAAGCATTCGCATCGCTTCTTCGAGGCCCCGCAGCGTGAGCGGGTACATGCGGTTGGACATGAGCTGCTGCATCACCGCGATGCTCTGCCGGTACTGCCACACGCCCTGGGGCTCGGGGTTGACCCACGCGAACTTCGGAAAGGCGTGCGTCAGGCGCTGGATCCACTCGGCGCCGGCCTCTTCGTTGTTGTATTCGACGCTGCCGCCGGGCTGCAGGATTTCGTAGGGGCTCATGGTCGCGTCGCCGACGAAGATGAGCTTGTAGTCCTTGTTGTACTTGCGCAGGATGTCCCAGGTGGCGAACTTCTCGGAGAAGCGGCGCTTGTTGTTCTTCCACA
The Variovorax paradoxus genome window above contains:
- a CDS encoding translocation/assembly module TamB domain-containing protein, with translation MQTDAEPQSNAAPRARRSRTRRALRALAWTAAGLLALVLVLGAGAWWWLGSNQSLAFALAKAARYLPAGQTLESREVTGSLRTGGRIGWLRWQSEKLAVEVHRAEIGWQLAPLFQRKLQLGEVHAARLLIERRGPPSDTPTEPLEQLALPIEVELPFRIDELRWTGPPALQANQLTGSYRYTGAEHQLEVEGVDIAEGHYSARVKLQGPAPMALDAALNGRVKAPLAEGRSIEVLAAAAIKGKLAGTEARLQVAAELKPAEPAAEDPMEAKLQANIAPWLPQPVIDANADLRNVDAASLWPGAPRTQLTGTVEVQPDAAAGPAAWQASASIRNAVPGPWDKGALPLEQVEARVGFDGTNWTIPEATLRTGGGRIEAEGRWSPAPAPWQVRATVRGVRAGLLHSELSGAPISGTATARQREDAIGFELALRAEGGAGSKAMPGFGLDRVLAQGQWKDKVLDLRTLRLEAEGAKVEGKLQLRVAEQAASGKLGLTLPGGSAQLEGHIAPAQGGGDIQARIDDADAVQRWIEGLPELSSVFAGTTAKGSARLDASWQGGWQTLQRRLANPGAPAPRGTTEPSLTATLGVPHLDLRMPAANGNAAATTVALKDLRAELAGSLAQATLALQGEATTGTQKLAIDARASGGLAGPGQWRAALASLRLQAQDSARPATAGAAAAPWTLELGREVTATIKTSGSGNTSRLDLEASAATATLRGPAPGTVRIEWQPLRFTRSGVAPNQAFRVQSKGKLQGVPMAWAEAFGASTTFNEIGVSGDLMFDGDWDIDAGDTLRAHARLARQSGDIRVQAGEAALVTRITSRGTGTASERTMNSATAGAEAPSTPAGLRQAELRLDAQGDAVRATLAWDSERAGKINAELNTRMQQRANGWQWAADAPLAGNIKATLPNLGVWSMLAPPGWRVAGTLDANAVLAGNRAAPRWTGRLGADKLALRAPVEGLDLRDGRLRATLTGERVEINEFTLQGGAGSTARIAGQSGNRSTVASEAGIGGGSLSARGDIGWGAAGASGASGTGIRMALQADLRALRVLVRTDRQVTLSGNLQARLDSGQFSVRGKLKTDRAVIILPDETAPSLGSDVVVRSAAKDREAAEQAQRDAARNEAQAAKPQTAKPPDIVVNFNLGDDFAVQGRGITTRLEGDLEIRSTRLNAPPSITGEVKTVKGQYRAYGQQLDVETGLARFNGPFDNPALDILAIRPNISQRAGVQITGTAQSPRVKLYSEPALSDAETLSWVVLGRASATSGGESALLQQAALALIGHVSKGASGGSLASRFGLDELGFKGPGNGGDLRESAVTLGKRLSKDFYLTYERSVGGTFGTIFIFYDLTQRLTLRGQAGQTSGLDLIYTMKYD
- the oxlT gene encoding oxalate/formate MFS antiporter, producing MYPPSETYGASATRSEAYRWGQLLIGIVCMAMIANLQYGWTLFVNPIAEKHGWSRAAIQVAFTIFVLTETWLVPIEGYLVDRFGPRPVVLVGGVLCGLGWVLNSVADTLPLLYIAAAIGGIGAGAVYGTCVGNALKWFPDRRGLAAGMTAAGFGAGSALTIIPISAMIKSSGYESAFLYFGIGQGLIVFLLAWMLTRAPSHSKASNSRNVQQSQRDYAPSEVLRSPVFWVMYAMFVMVAAGGLMATAQLAPIAQDFKIMDVPVNIMGLVLPALTFALAIDRVLNGLTRPFFGWVSDKIGREQTMFIAFALESVGILMLYHYGHNPILFVVLTGIVFFAWGEIYSLFPSTCADTFGSRYAASNAGMLYTAKGTASLLVPLSSVLAAATGSWQAVFIAASAVNAAAALMAWFVLRPMRRKHIEQSRLSP
- a CDS encoding LysR family transcriptional regulator; this encodes MKHATLRQLKVFEAVARLLSFSRAAEELHLTQPAVSTQVRKLEEHAGNALFEQFGKKIYLTPAGTELLQISRAIIQQFEAAENAMLQFNGVSGGKLNVGVISAGDYFFPRLLVEFASRHRGVTLNFTVHNREGLMTHIAENLTDLAIMVRPPTDLDTVNQPFAPHPYVIVAAPNHPLVGAPKIPLARLMREPFVVREKASDTWHSMEEGFGGDLRGINIAMEIRSTETIKQAVIAGMGVSFVSAHTISQELRAGSLRVLDVQGFPLMLHWYVVHRRSKRLPPVAQAFKDFLLADGAGLISQIVPFGNSNEKERGE
- a CDS encoding LysR family transcriptional regulator; this encodes MDINLARTFLEIVETRSFQRAAERLHVTQTSVSARVRTLEELLGRPLFVRNKAGAALTAAGEQFLPHATLLVQVWERARHQVAVPDGSRAVLAIGCEISLWDPLLLQWLLWMRTAAPHLALRTEVGFPHDLLDKVAAGVLDIAIAYAPQQRPGLRVELLIEEKLVMVTTAERPRVPRPADYVYVDWGPEFAAQHGLAFPELSNAAVMAGLGPLGREYLLAAGGTGYFRHDVVRSHLESGRLRRVPGTPEFLYPAYAVYAVGADAAIVDPALAGLRQVVKAKPAD
- a CDS encoding autotransporter assembly complex protein TamA, which gives rise to MFRVVPVFAPAWLPALLFCGVLLLQGCSLLPKKEANADAPAPTLVRNGDTAGAASDETAKGSDKRARRDAFTVEVRGPDTVRDYLALHLDIQRYRTLDDLGATEISRLMVAAEANARELLGTLGYFTPTLTLELNETPASTKAPREIVITVAPGELTRVSTVQISYGGQIASDPTAEAQRDSIRTDWALRAGQPFTQQGWDNAKTTALRSLTAKRFPTGSIEISRAEVDADRQEVRLSVTYQSGPAYRFGPLVLRGVERYDADAARRIAQLPTGTGYDQQKLLDAQQRLASSGYYDSVFLTLDTESGAPLAAPVIAQLREAPMQKVVLGAGFTTDNGPRLSVDHIHNRLPLLGWRAVSRLSVDRDIKSLGTEWNAIPDDTGWRWFAGAELKSETSGSYVVDSGRVRSGRNKSSGHIDRSYFLQYDYAQNRGTNAPPSASAVTANWGWTGRYFDDNAAPTRGYGLALELAAGYTLTGEQLPFTRTYARWLGVLPLGFADGRDAATLARRSRFQLRAEAGAVSAKDSAQIPSTLMFLTGGDTTVRGYSYRQIGTVRSDGQIVAGRYLGVVSAEWQRPFVYKDKLTEWESVVFVDAGAVADKPGELKPKVGVGVGARWRSPVGPVQADLAYGVDTKKFRLHFRLGFTF